Below is a window of Streptomyces sp. NBC_01429 DNA.
CCGCCATGGTCCGCGCGATGGAGCGGGTGGAGGAGATCTCCGCGTTCGCGCTCGGGCGGGTGAACCTGTCCCGGGTGCCGGGTGAACCGGCTGTCCGCGCTGGCCCGGTACGGGCAGCTGAGCAAGGCGCAGACGATTCTGCGGGCGCCGGAGCCGCGGCGGACCGCGTTGCTGACGGCGGTGGTGCGGCAGCTGGAGACGCAGGCGGTCGACGACGCGCTCGACCTGTTCGCGGTGCTGATGGCAAACCGGCTGATCAGCCCGGCCCGCCGGGCGTCAGGTCGGGAACGCCTGGCGATGCTGCCGCAGCTGGAGAAGGCGGCCCGCATCCTGGCGAAGGCGTCGAAGATCCTCACCGAGGAGCTGGACCTGGTCGTCGAACACGACACAGACTTGGACGCCACCGCGCTGTGGGCGGCGGTCGAGGAAGCCGTGCCGCGTACGGCGGTGGCCGGCGCGGTGGCGACCGTCGAGGCCCTGGTGCCCGAGGACGACGGCTCGGCCGAGGCGGCGATGCGCGAGAAGCTGGCCCTGCGCAACAACACCGTGCGCCCGTTCCTGTCCCTGCTCGGCGAGTCGGACGCGCTGGGCGCCGCCCCAGCCGGACGGCGCATCCTCAAGGCGGTGCGTCGTTTGCCCGCGCTCTCCCGGCGCCGGGTCAAGGACCGGCCGCTGCTGCCCCGGGAGGTCGACGCCGAGCTGGTGCCCGCGATGTGGAAGCGAGCGGTGTTCTCCAACGCCAAGCTGCTCCAGGGGGCGGTCGATCGGGACGCGTACGTGGTGTGTGTACTGGAGCAGCTCCACCGCGCGCTGAACCGGCGCGACGTGTTCGCCGCCCCCTCGAACCAATGGGCGGATCCGCGCGCGAGGTTGCTGGACGGGCCCCGGTCCGCGGCGTGAGCGGCGCGACGCGCGTCAAAGTCTGCGCAGGCACCGCTACGGTGCTTCGCCCGTGGCGTTCGCCATGGGCCGTCGGACCCGTGGTGCGACCGAGCGGAGCCCTTGGTCTCGCCCCGTCAGACCCTTCTTCGGCGCGGAGGGCGGATCATGCCGTGTGGGCATAAGCCCGTCACTGCGCAGCCCGTTCGAATTCCTCCTGGCTGAGCGCGAGGTGAGGCAGGGGGGTGGGGGCCTCGCGGTTCGCGCGGAGGCCGTCGAGGATCAGGGTGAGGTAGCGCTGCCAGAGGCCGGGGGAGACGGCGCGGCTGTACTGCGTCGCCGTTCCGAGCATCATCTGGATGAGGGGAAAGTCCGTCACCTCGATGTCGTCGCGGAGTGAGCCGTGGCGCTGGGCGCGCTCGATGACGGCATTGATCGCGGGCGAGAGCCGGTCGCGGGCATCGGCGACCCGGTCCTTGCCGTGCGTGCCGATGAGCAGGACTTCTCTCAGGCCGCGGTCGTCGGCGAAGTCCTGGCCGGCCGTGGTGAAGCAGTGGACGAGCCCGTCCCAGGGGTCCTCGCGGGTCAGGGCCTCTTCCGCTACA
It encodes the following:
- a CDS encoding TetR/AcrR family transcriptional regulator, which encodes MSHTAAPGPPPGGTPARPLRADAERNRQRIIAAAQQVFAQRGIDVTLDDIAHYAGVGVGTVYRRFANREELVEAIFETEIQRIIDVAEEALTREDPWDGLVHCFTTAGQDFADDRGLREVLLIGTHGKDRVADARDRLSPAINAVIERAQRHGSLRDDIEVTDFPLIQMMLGTATQYSRAVSPGLWQRYLTLILDGLRANREAPTPLPHLALSQEEFERAAQ